TTCGCTGTGGAACAGATAGGTCCCATGTCCGATCCGATCGGCATGACAGCGCGTGATGGCTTGAAAGATCGACGGCGGGCCGTAGGCCTCTCCGGCATGAACCGTTTTCTTCAAAAAATGCCGATGTGCGAAGTCGTATGCCTCCCGATGCGCATCGGCCGGCCAGCCTTTTTCCTCTCCCGCCAAATCGAAGCCGACGATCGGGAGTCCTTTGCGGTCGCGGATATCGACTAACGCCCGCACTAATTCGAGCGAGGCCAATGGATAGAGGTAGGGAAATGGCGAGTAACGGTGGCACGAAATGAAATCTTTATAGTACGGCGAAAAGCGTTCATCGAATTTTCGCATCGCGCAACCGATAATGCCGTAGTCGAACGGCGGTTCCTGCCCGGCCACGATCTCCGGGCGTCGATTGATTTCCCGCTGTGCCCGTTCTAACCCCGCATTGACGGCCGCAAGCACCGCTTCAATGGTCAAGTCGTCCGCCGCGTTCAATTGTGGTGCAAAGCGCGGCTCGATATACCGGACCCCTTCCGCGAAATTGTCGAGCGCCAGTTCGTAGGCCACGCGTTCGAGCGACTCGGGATTGCGGAGCACTGCGCAGGTGTATTTGAAGCCGTGGAGATATTCGCCGAGATTGGCGTAGCGTGCTTTGTAGACCGTTTCGCGTAGTCCCGCTTCGGTCCAGGATGGGAGTTCCACTTTTTGTTCGCGGGCCAATTCGATCAACGTGGCGAGGCGTAGCGATCCATCGAGATGGACATGCAGATCGGACTTCGGAATGGCTCGAATGAAATCCGCCGACTCCCAATATTTTTTCGTCATCGCGGCTATATGCCGAAGCCGCACTCACGACGCAAGGGTTCTTTCCCTAAACGCCGTATGGCTACCACCGTTTCCCAGGGCCTCCTGCCGGCTCCGGATGTTTCGGCTGCGCGGGGGTCTTCCGTACCGGGTGGCCGTATCGGCCGCCGTCCACGTATTGATCCTGATCCGGTGGGCTGGCTGGTTTTTGCGGCGCCGTGGTTACTGGCTTCGCCTTTTGTGCTTCCTTCGGGGGTTCGGCGGCTGTGATCTGCGCGACGAATCCGGCAATCCGATTCACGAGACTCATGTACGACCTCCTATGGTTGTCACTCCCAAGCGTTGTTACTGCTATTTCCGCTGAAACCCCCGATACTCGCGATATACCGGGGCAGACTTCGGCGCATCGGCCGACGCGGCGCGGCTCGTCGTCTTGGGAAGTCCATCCAGAACAGCCCGATACTTTTGCATTACATATTCGATGAACGAACCTGACTCCGTCTCCGTCGTGGCGGGTTTTTCCGCTTTTTCTCGCCCGATTATCGCCCGAGTCTGGCTCTCGGCGAACCGATCCGCAACCGGTCCATCTGGCGGCAGGCTGGCTTGTGCGCGCGCCAATTGCGCGGCAACTTGGTTAATCAGACTCATAACATCCTCCTTCTGGTGCACAATGCTCCCTGCTCGGTCGCATTGCGGGTTTCACTACCGCGCGCCACGCCTCCACTGGCGTTCCGGCGCGCTTACTCCTTGACAGCGGGGTGTGGGCCGACCACGCGGCCGCCAAACCAATTCGGCGGTTTCATGACCAGACCGCAAACCAGCACCAACGCTGCGCTGGCTGGTCCCGTGTCTATTCCCTTGTTCGGCAGGAAGAGAAAAAAGTTGCGTACAAAATGAACGAAGAAAACGTTTTGCCATGTTCGCAGACGAGCAGATCAAAATGGAACTCCAAACGCTAGTCCGACATTGACTATTTGCACTGTTCCAAAATTGACCGTGCGATGTGGGAAGGGTCAAAATGCTCCTTGCAGCACGGCGTTGGGCGTAATGCCGAATTGGGCGCGGAAGAGTCGCGCAAAATGGCTCAAGTCTTCAAAGCCGACCGAAAGGGCCACTTCCGTCACGGAGCGCTCGCGCTGTCGACCGCCACGGAGCAGTTCCAACGCCTTATGGAGACGAATGCGGTACAGATAGCGAATCGGCGTTTCGCCGAGGATGCGACGGAACAGCCGGCAGAGGCCGAATTTGTTGATGCCCGCCGCTTTGGCCAGGCCGTCGAGCGAGATCGATTCAGTATAGTGATCGTGGAGAAAGTCGATGGCGCGTTGCACCGCCGGATGGTGCGGGTCGGGTGCCGGAGCGGCCCGGAGGGCGCGCCGAATATCCGGATACCAATCGCGCAATGCCGTGAGCACGAGCGTGCGGGAAATCGCGTCCGCCAATAATTGTGAGAATCCGGTTTCGCCGGGACGTTTTAATGAATTGCGCCACTGGGCCAGCAAGTTCTGCATCGGGCGCAGCGGGATGGCGGAATGCGGGCCGCCATGCGGGGCCGGCAGCGTGTCGATCGGGTGTCCGATGGCGTCGTCGAGGACTCCATGGACATACGCGGGGTCGATGTCGATCAATAACGTGCTGCGAGCTGCCGGAGCGCAGTTGAATGAAAAGTGCGCACCGGGCGCAACGAGTAAATATTCCCGCGAGGTATCGACCGCCTGTGGCGAGGAGGGGGTAGCCCACGCTTGCGGGCCGGTGAGTGGGAGGATCATCCGCCAATATGTGTTCGGGACGGCGTGGTATTCGGCGGCCAATCCTTCGGAATGAAAACGGCGAAAATGCAACGGGCCGAGGCATGCGGTTTCACCGGTGTAGTGAAAGCGTTCGTCGGCGAACAATTTGAGACCTAGTTGGCTTGGGCGACAGCCGGGATAACACTCGGTACTGGACCACTCAACGTAGGTCTCGACGGACCTCGTGGCAACTTGACGGATCGGGTTCGGGTGATGCGTGTCTGAGTCCACGACTCCTCTATGTTTTCGCTCGAAGAACGACCAACCGCGACTTGTGATACGCCCATGTTGAAGCGTAATTGTCAAGCAATTTTTTGTTGGTGTATTTTTGGGGGAGGAGTAGTGAGTGCGCATGATGCCCGATGGCCTGCGCATCGTCTCGTTGTTGGCCTCCGCGACGGAAATGGTGGCGGCGCTGGGGTTGGCGGAGCGTCTCGTTGGAATCTCCCACGAATGCGATTGGCCGCCAACGGCCGTGGCGGGCCGGCCGGTGTTGACGCGTCCCAAAGTCGACATCACGCGGCGGAGTCTGGATATCCATCAAGACGTGCAGCAAATCGTGGCGCGGGGACTTTCGGTCTACGAAATTGACACCGACGCGTTGGTGCGAGCCCGTCCGACGCATATCATTACCCAAGATCAGTGCGAGGTCTGCGCGGTCACGCGCACGGATGTGATGCGTGCGACCCGGCAATGTCTAGGGACCGACGCCTCGATCCTGACGCTGCATCCCGATCGACTGGATGATATTTTCAGCGACATCCGCACCGTTGCCACCGGTTTGGGCGTGGCGCCACGCGGCGAGGCGCTGATCGGCGACTTGCGGCGTTCTATGGCGCGTATTGCAGCCACGGCGCGTGCGCTCTCAAAGCGTCCGCGCGTCGTTTGTCTCGAATGGACCAATCCGCTGATGGCAGCGGGAAACTGGATTCCCGAACTTGTGGACATGGCCGGTGCGATTAACGGGTTGACGCGAGTGGGAGAGCATACGCGCGTCGTGTCGTGGAACGAAATCGTCGACTTCGATCCCGATCTCTTACTCATCATGCCGTGCGGCTATACGATCGCGCAGACGCTCGCCAATCGAGCAGATTGGGAATCGCTCCCCGGTTGGGCCACGACGCGCGTGGTCCGTAATCAACAAGTTTGGTTTATCGACGGCAATACGTATCTGAATCGGCCCGGCCCGCGGATTGTCGAAAGCCTTGCCATCCTCGCCGGCCTTTGCCATCCGGAGACACTCGGACCATCAATTCCGCTAGGGAGTGTGGCGCGGTACGCACCGTAGTCACTTGCACCGCGCCCGCAGCATCGTCCACGCTTCCGGCATCATCCGCTGCACATTACGCCATGGACCTTTCGTCATGGTGCGGCGTAAGACGTCCGCCCGTTCGGTCGTTTTCGGATGCGTGGAGAGATAGGTCGGAATACTGGATTGCTTGGTCTCTTGCTGTTCCAGCTTCGTAAAGAAACGGACCATGCCGTCCGGATTGATCTTGGCGGCCTGCAGCAATGCCAGTCCGCGTTGATCCGCTTCGGTCTCCGCCTCCCGACTATATTGCAAACTCCCTAACGTGCGGACGCCTTCGGCGACGGTTTGCGCCATCCCTCCGGCATCGCCGAACACAACGGCAAACAGGGCCTGAGAAGAGAATTCGCGCAACAAGGCCTTGGTACCGTGCCGCTGCAACACGTGTTGTACCTCGTGCGCCAGTACGCCGGCCAGATCTTCGGGCCGTTCGGTGCGTTGCAGCAATCCCGTATAGACGACCAGTTGTCCGCCGGGCACGGCAAACGCGTTCATCGTCGGATTGTCGATCACTGTGACGTGGAACGTATACGCATGGGGCGCCATTCCATACGCCATCGCGTCCATCAACTTATCGATCCCGCGTTGCAGCGTCGCGTCGGTACACACCATTTCCTGTTTCAACATCGCATCCGAGAGCAGACTCCCCAATTTGACCTCCCACGCTGGAGGGATGAAATCGGCGCCGTAATGCGCGGCGAGCGGAATGCCCCAACGGTAAAAACTGAGCATTGCCAGTGTGCTGACGACTGCGGCAATCGCAATCTTCAGCGGTCGTCGGCGGCGTGATGCCGGATGATGTAAATGCGCAGCGAGTCCCGGCGCCGCCGCGTGCAGAACATGGAGAAACTCCGGATTTTCCACAATGAGTGCCTCGGCTGGGTCGGTTCCCCGCTCCAATCGCACCGGTTCGCCCGGATACCATCCTTGAGTTTGGCGCAGTTCGCCGTACGGCCACAAGGTTGCCGTGGTGCTGACCTGCACCCACAACCCTTCCGTCGTGATCGTGACCTCCGTGGCATGTTGCCGCGCGCTCCGTCCATCGAGGTAACGACCCGTCCATTGGGTTTGTATGGCCATGAGGACTCCGAATTACGCCACGCCGAAACCGACATCGACATCGAAGGCGTCTGCGAGTCCCTCTGCCGTGGCGGTGGGTGTCTCGCGCGCCTCTTGATCGATCTTGGCGAAATCCGGTTCGCCCAGCAACGCGAGCCGCTCATAGTAAAATCGGAGCGTGTCGATTTGGACCCACGCAAACGCGAGCCCTGCAGTAAGCGCGAGCGCAAGGCCTTGCAGGATTTTGCGCAGCAACAGACCGCCTCCGCTCACGGAGGACTCGAATCGAATGCCGGTGAATTGTGTATGGCTCCAATGGAATCGATGCTCCGCGGCCGCCATCAGCACACCGATCATTGGAATGCCGACATATACGCCGAGCATCGCCACAATGATCCAAAACGCCATTCCGGCCCTCGGCATCGATCCGCCGCTCATCATCGCCAAGCCGCCGATGCTCATGATCGTGAAGATCGCGAAGACTAAGCACGCCAACATGCCGAGCCAGTAGCGGAGATATATGGTGAACAGCTCGCTCCCACTCCCGTTGTACGTGAACGGCGTATTGCCGAAATAGGTATGCGTGAGCCAATAGTGACGCAGATTCGCACGGAACCACGGATAGTAACAGCCGAGTGTCAAGACGGTCAGCAGACCGCCCAGCAGATACAGTTCATAGCACTCTTGCAGCGACCCGCGAAACGAGAAGCGGATCCCGCGCCACGACGTGCGACTCATTTGATAACGGCGCCCGCCCCAGAGTGCGAACGGGATCAGGCCCAGTCCGGTGAGATACGTGAATACGATGACGAGCCCCTTTATCTCCGTCGGCAGGATCCAACCGATGCCGCCCAGTACCACGGCGGCCATCACACCGAAGGCCAGCAGTTTGAGCAGACCGATAAAAAGTTCGCGTCCGGTCCCATGATAGGTGAGGCGATCGCCGGCGAATTCGGTCTGGTTATAGATAAAGTGACGGACTCTGACCTTCGCCCAACAACTGTAGATGCCGAGCGTGATCATCGTGAGCAGCCAATTCACTATTTCAATCCCGAACAGCGTCCAGGCGCTGCCGTGAAAGCGCGGTTGCAGGCGGCCCGTGTCAGAGGGTGGCCCGAATTGGCCGAACGTGCGTGGTGGTGGTGATGCGGAGAATTGCGCCGCGGAATAATACGTCGGTGTGCTCATACCTGTCCCCCCGGAAGATAAAGAGCGATGGAAGCGTTTATGATAACAGTATTGAGTCGGATAACAAACAGGTTTTTTCCCTATATCTCTTGCGTTGTTGCGTGGCCGTGACTAAGGGGAGCCATGGCCGATTTACCGAGCGAGCAACGCAAGGGACTGCTCTGGATGGCCGCCGGTTTTGAATTCGGTGGATTGGTGATCGGTGGCGTGGTCCTCGGGTGGTGGCTGGATCAACGATTTGCGCTGTCGCCGTGGGGAATCGTGTCGGGATTATTGCTCGGATCGAGCAGTGCGTTTTATCGACTGTGGATGATCCTGCAGGCCACGAATCAAGGGCCTCGTCGGTCCGATGGAGGAAAGTGAATGTTGCGGATGGCAGCAATTCTAGTTGGCCTCGTTGTGGCCGGCAGTGTGGGGCTCGGCTCGGCCAAATTCTCCTTGTCAGTGCTGGGAGGCGGTGTTATGGGCCTCGCGAATTTGTGGCTCTGGCAGCGGATTGTGGCCGGCATGGTGGGCCGCCAGCAAGGGCGGACGGTTTCGATGGCGGGGGTAGTGACCCAATCCTTCATGAAGGTCGTCGGTCTCCTCGCGGTTTTTCTGCTCGTCTTCCGTTCACCGCTGGATCTTTGGGGCGTCGCGCTCGGATTCGGGGTCACGTTGATCGGGCTGTTGGTTCACGGGCTCAGACAATATTAAGGATAGCGGCATGGTCTTGAGTAGCGGGCACGATTTTGGCTGGATCCCCTGGATCGCGGAGCGGGTGCGTGGTGTCCCCATCACCGACATGACGGCGGCCCTCCTAATGGCTGGGGTAGTCGGCCTGCTGTTGTGCCTGCTCGCATTGCGCATTGGGCGCCGCGTACGGAATCCCGAGACGTATTTAGTTCCCGACCGGCGTGTCACGCTCACCGCGCTATTCGATGCCGGCGTCGATTGGTTGGCGGGCTTGGCTGAAGAAGTCATGGGCGCGCAGGCCAAGCGGCATCTCCCGTTTTTGGGATCGGTTTTTTTCTATATCCTGATCTCCAATCTGTGCGGCTTGATCCCCGGATTCCTCCCGGCCACGAGTAATTTGAACATTAACCTGGCCATCGGGTTTTCGGTCTTCTTTTACTATCATTATATGGGCATCCGGGCGCATGGCGTCGGACCATATTTGAAACACTTTGCCGGGCCGTTGATCTGGATCGCGCCGCTCTTTTTCGTGATCGAATTGGTCAGCCACGTCGTGCGGCCGCTTTCGCTCTCGATCCGGCTCTTTGGCAATATGACCGTCGACCACGCCGTACTCGGTGTGTTTACTGAGCTCACGAAAGTCATCATCCCGGTCGCGTTTTTGGGGTTGGGACTCTTCGTCTGTTTGGTCCAGGCCTTTGTGTTTACACTCTTGAGTATGGTGTATATCGCGCTCGCGGAAGCGCATGCGGAAGAATCTCACCACTAACTACCCAACAGAAAAGGGGGAATCATATGAAGCGGAAACTGACCGCACTCGCAACCTTCATGGCGACCATGTGCATGGCCGTGGTGGCCATGGCCGAAGAGACCGGCGGCGTGGCCGGCGCGACCAGTAAAGGGCGTGGCTTTGCGATCCTGGGCCTGATGATCGGGATGGGACTCGCCACGTTCGGCGGATCGCTCGGCCAAGGCAAGGCCGCCGCATCGGCGTTGGAAGGGATTGCACGCAATCCCGAAGCCGCCGGAAAAGTCCAGACCCCGATGATCATCGGCCTCGCGCTGATCGAATCGTTGGTCCTGTACAGCCTCCTCGTCGCGCTCTTGCTGCTCGGGAAGGTATAAAGGCGAAGCTGTTTTGAAATAGGCAACATCATGGGCACGCACCCCGTGCCCAATCGCGCCCGTAGCTCAATTGGATAGAGCATCAGACTACGGATCTGAGGGTTGGGAGTTCGAATCTCTCCGGGCGCGCAGAAAATTTGGCGCAGACAAATTTTCCCCGAAGAACGAAAAACGTCAACGAACTACGGAAGTTATGTGGTTCTTCGTGAGTTCGAATGCGCCAAATTTCGTTCACGTTTTTC
This region of Deltaproteobacteria bacterium genomic DNA includes:
- a CDS encoding adenosine deaminase family protein, with product MTKKYWESADFIRAIPKSDLHVHLDGSLRLATLIELAREQKVELPSWTEAGLRETVYKARYANLGEYLHGFKYTCAVLRNPESLERVAYELALDNFAEGVRYIEPRFAPQLNAADDLTIEAVLAAVNAGLERAQREINRRPEIVAGQEPPFDYGIIGCAMRKFDERFSPYYKDFISCHRYSPFPYLYPLASLELVRALVDIRDRKGLPIVGFDLAGEEKGWPADAHREAYDFAHRHFLKKTVHAGEAYGPPSIFQAITRCHADRIGHGTYLFHSELVEHLPDDEREAYTEALVQYIADRRTTVEVCLTSNQQTIPEMTDLATHPCARMLREQLSVTLCTDNRLVSDTTVCAEVSKAVQAFAISPEHLKDIIIYGFKRSFSPLPYAQKRAYVRKVIDYYEAVEARFASNNH
- a CDS encoding helix-turn-helix transcriptional regulator, giving the protein MDSDTHHPNPIRQVATRSVETYVEWSSTECYPGCRPSQLGLKLFADERFHYTGETACLGPLHFRRFHSEGLAAEYHAVPNTYWRMILPLTGPQAWATPSSPQAVDTSREYLLVAPGAHFSFNCAPAARSTLLIDIDPAYVHGVLDDAIGHPIDTLPAPHGGPHSAIPLRPMQNLLAQWRNSLKRPGETGFSQLLADAISRTLVLTALRDWYPDIRRALRAAPAPDPHHPAVQRAIDFLHDHYTESISLDGLAKAAGINKFGLCRLFRRILGETPIRYLYRIRLHKALELLRGGRQRERSVTEVALSVGFEDLSHFARLFRAQFGITPNAVLQGAF
- a CDS encoding cobalamin-binding protein, which codes for MMPDGLRIVSLLASATEMVAALGLAERLVGISHECDWPPTAVAGRPVLTRPKVDITRRSLDIHQDVQQIVARGLSVYEIDTDALVRARPTHIITQDQCEVCAVTRTDVMRATRQCLGTDASILTLHPDRLDDIFSDIRTVATGLGVAPRGEALIGDLRRSMARIAATARALSKRPRVVCLEWTNPLMAAGNWIPELVDMAGAINGLTRVGEHTRVVSWNEIVDFDPDLLLIMPCGYTIAQTLANRADWESLPGWATTRVVRNQQVWFIDGNTYLNRPGPRIVESLAILAGLCHPETLGPSIPLGSVARYAP
- a CDS encoding M48 family metallopeptidase → MAIQTQWTGRYLDGRSARQHATEVTITTEGLWVQVSTTATLWPYGELRQTQGWYPGEPVRLERGTDPAEALIVENPEFLHVLHAAAPGLAAHLHHPASRRRRPLKIAIAAVVSTLAMLSFYRWGIPLAAHYGADFIPPAWEVKLGSLLSDAMLKQEMVCTDATLQRGIDKLMDAMAYGMAPHAYTFHVTVIDNPTMNAFAVPGGQLVVYTGLLQRTERPEDLAGVLAHEVQHVLQRHGTKALLREFSSQALFAVVFGDAGGMAQTVAEGVRTLGSLQYSREAETEADQRGLALLQAAKINPDGMVRFFTKLEQQETKQSSIPTYLSTHPKTTERADVLRRTMTKGPWRNVQRMMPEAWTMLRARCK
- a CDS encoding DUF898 domain-containing protein gives rise to the protein MSTPTYYSAAQFSASPPPRTFGQFGPPSDTGRLQPRFHGSAWTLFGIEIVNWLLTMITLGIYSCWAKVRVRHFIYNQTEFAGDRLTYHGTGRELFIGLLKLLAFGVMAAVVLGGIGWILPTEIKGLVIVFTYLTGLGLIPFALWGGRRYQMSRTSWRGIRFSFRGSLQECYELYLLGGLLTVLTLGCYYPWFRANLRHYWLTHTYFGNTPFTYNGSGSELFTIYLRYWLGMLACLVFAIFTIMSIGGLAMMSGGSMPRAGMAFWIIVAMLGVYVGIPMIGVLMAAAEHRFHWSHTQFTGIRFESSVSGGGLLLRKILQGLALALTAGLAFAWVQIDTLRFYYERLALLGEPDFAKIDQEARETPTATAEGLADAFDVDVGFGVA
- a CDS encoding AtpZ/AtpI family protein; the protein is MADLPSEQRKGLLWMAAGFEFGGLVIGGVVLGWWLDQRFALSPWGIVSGLLLGSSSAFYRLWMILQATNQGPRRSDGGK
- a CDS encoding ATP synthase subunit I — protein: MAAILVGLVVAGSVGLGSAKFSLSVLGGGVMGLANLWLWQRIVAGMVGRQQGRTVSMAGVVTQSFMKVVGLLAVFLLVFRSPLDLWGVALGFGVTLIGLLVHGLRQY
- the atpB gene encoding F0F1 ATP synthase subunit A, which codes for MVLSSGHDFGWIPWIAERVRGVPITDMTAALLMAGVVGLLLCLLALRIGRRVRNPETYLVPDRRVTLTALFDAGVDWLAGLAEEVMGAQAKRHLPFLGSVFFYILISNLCGLIPGFLPATSNLNINLAIGFSVFFYYHYMGIRAHGVGPYLKHFAGPLIWIAPLFFVIELVSHVVRPLSLSIRLFGNMTVDHAVLGVFTELTKVIIPVAFLGLGLFVCLVQAFVFTLLSMVYIALAEAHAEESHH
- the atpE gene encoding ATP synthase F0 subunit C, giving the protein MATMCMAVVAMAEETGGVAGATSKGRGFAILGLMIGMGLATFGGSLGQGKAAASALEGIARNPEAAGKVQTPMIIGLALIESLVLYSLLVALLLLGKV